One window of the Candidatus Neomarinimicrobiota bacterium genome contains the following:
- the folE gene encoding GTP cyclohydrolase I FolE, with protein sequence MTGDNMKKIQSITLDLLREIGEDPDREGLQKTPERVARAWNHFIKGYGETPEEVVGDAIFEELCDEIVIVKEIDFFSLCEHHLLPFKGCVNVGYLPDNKIIGLSKIPRIVDIYARRLQVQERMTQQIADALQQVLNPKGVAVIMEAEHLCMQMRGVEKKASFMVTSAVRGAFEKNQKTRDEFLSIVSTGRT encoded by the coding sequence ATGACCGGCGACAACATGAAGAAGATTCAATCTATCACCCTCGATCTCTTAAGGGAGATTGGGGAAGACCCTGACCGCGAGGGGTTGCAGAAGACTCCAGAACGAGTGGCGCGGGCTTGGAATCACTTTATTAAGGGCTATGGGGAGACGCCTGAGGAAGTTGTTGGCGACGCTATTTTTGAGGAGTTATGCGATGAAATTGTGATCGTGAAGGAGATCGATTTCTTTTCTCTGTGTGAACACCATCTCCTGCCGTTCAAAGGATGCGTTAACGTGGGGTATCTACCGGACAACAAGATCATCGGACTTTCGAAGATTCCACGCATTGTAGATATTTATGCGAGGAGACTGCAGGTTCAAGAGCGGATGACACAGCAGATTGCGGATGCCTTGCAGCAGGTGTTGAATCCAAAGGGGGTAGCGGTGATCATGGAAGCTGAACATCTGTGCATGCAGATGAGAGGGGTGGAGAAAAAGGCTTCGTTCATGGTGACATCGGCCGTGAGAGGTGCGTTTGAAAAGAATCAGAAGACGCGCGATGAATTCCTTTCTATTGTATCAACCGGGAGGACCTGA
- a CDS encoding queuosine precursor transporter, which yields MEFKERLFLFLSGIFITALVLGNVIGTTKFVNVFGLVVPAGVLAYPFTFLATDLICELYGKKRAQTLVWIGFIMNFFMLGLMTLGHIMQDALGVSGATSTFENVYEFMVGNVIASMVAYLTAQTVDVHLFHFWKRLTKGKHLWLRNNLSTTLSQLVDTTAILTILFYANNLGESVASLGDLPRLILSSYLFKFFFALFDTPLFYFSVWRLKPKVHEDPDEKTWGYRPFAEEVL from the coding sequence ATGGAGTTCAAAGAAAGACTCTTCTTGTTTCTCAGCGGAATATTCATCACCGCGCTGGTATTAGGTAATGTTATTGGCACGACCAAGTTTGTTAATGTGTTCGGGCTAGTAGTCCCAGCCGGCGTATTGGCCTACCCATTCACCTTTCTGGCAACTGATCTGATCTGCGAACTGTACGGCAAGAAGCGCGCTCAGACACTCGTATGGATCGGCTTTATCATGAACTTCTTTATGCTCGGGCTGATGACACTGGGACATATCATGCAGGATGCACTGGGCGTGTCCGGTGCCACATCAACTTTTGAGAATGTGTACGAGTTTATGGTCGGGAACGTCATTGCCTCCATGGTGGCGTATCTTACCGCTCAAACTGTGGATGTTCATCTCTTCCACTTCTGGAAACGGCTGACAAAGGGGAAACATCTCTGGCTGCGGAACAATCTTTCCACAACGCTCAGTCAGCTGGTGGATACGACTGCAATTCTTACCATCCTCTTCTATGCCAATAATCTGGGTGAGAGTGTGGCATCGCTGGGAGATCTTCCCAGACTTATCTTATCTTCTTATCTGTTCAAGTTCTTTTTTGCTCTGTTTGATACGCCGCTATTCTATTTTAGTGTATGGAGATTAAAACCGAAAGTGCACGAAGATCCCGATGAGAAAACGTGGGGTTATCGTCCGTTCGCTGAGGAGGTGCTATGA
- a CDS encoding 6-carboxytetrahydropterin synthase, with protein sequence MPFVTKIFKFCAAHQYWNTSWSEEKNREVFGKDVRLHGHNYSLEITVSGEIDQDTGFIIDLNELKRLVNKKVIDQIDHATIEKDIPQLRGKQPSTENMVIWVWNQIKPELKAVTLHRVRLRETPTIYTDYFGPDE encoded by the coding sequence ATGCCTTTTGTAACTAAGATCTTCAAATTCTGTGCTGCGCATCAGTACTGGAATACCTCATGGAGTGAGGAGAAGAACAGGGAAGTATTCGGCAAGGATGTGAGACTGCACGGACACAACTATTCTCTGGAGATAACTGTGTCGGGAGAGATTGATCAAGATACAGGATTCATTATTGATCTAAATGAATTGAAACGGCTGGTGAACAAGAAAGTAATTGATCAGATTGACCACGCAACCATTGAGAAGGATATCCCGCAGTTGAGGGGAAAGCAGCCTTCCACCGAGAATATGGTGATCTGGGTCTGGAATCAGATCAAACCAGAACTGAAGGCTGTCACCTTGCATCGAGTTCGCCTGCGTGAAACGCCCACAATCTATACCGATTATTTCGGGCCTGACGAGTAA